The Procambarus clarkii isolate CNS0578487 chromosome 46, FALCON_Pclarkii_2.0, whole genome shotgun sequence genome includes a region encoding these proteins:
- the LOC138350581 gene encoding secreted protein C-like: MDSTSSLKSWSESGDASGGGKCNTSGTTSSLKSWSESGVASGGGKWNSSGTTSSLKSWSESGDASGGGKCNTSGTTSSLKSWSESGVASGGGKWNSSGTTSSLKSWSESGDASGGGKCNSSGTTSSLKSWSESGDASGGGKCNLRYYLQLKVLE; this comes from the coding sequence atggattctacctccagcttaaagtcttggagtgaatcaggtgacgcctccggtgggggtaaatgcaacacctCAGGTACTACCTCCAGCTTAAAGTCTTGGAGTGAATCAGGTgtcgcctccggtgggggtaaatggaaCAGCTCAGGTACTACCTCCAGCTTAAAGTCTTGGAGTGAATCAGGTgacgcctccggtgggggtaaatgcaacacctCAGGTACTACCTCCAGCTTAAAGTCTTGGAGTGAATCAGGTgtcgcctccggtgggggtaaatggaaCAGTTCAGGTACTACCTCCAGCTTAAAGTCTTGGAGTGAATCAGGTgacgcctccggtgggggtaaatgtaaCAGTTCAGGTACTACCTCCAGCTTAAAGTCTTGGAGTGAATCAGGTgacgcctccggtgggggtaaatgcaacctcAGGTACTACCTCCAGCTTAAAGTCTTGGAGTGA